One window from the genome of Cryobacterium sp. GrIS_2_6 encodes:
- a CDS encoding glucose-6-phosphate isomerase, with product MSFRIAVTGAAADAARRTVPTLVSDLVASGITALDPALWGPEAESEAAKRLGWTESVSVSLPLVPEILALRATLASAGVTRIALAGMGGSSLAPEVITRTAGVPLTVLDSTDPGQVLAALGDHLAETALVVSSKSGSTAETDSQRRVFEHAFREAGIDPIGRIVIVTDPGSPLDTSARAAGYRVFNADPTVGGRFSVLTAFGLVPSGLAGVDIGELLDEAEAVSLALAVDSPENPGLILGAAIAATEPRRDKLALVADGTHIGGFPDWAEQLIAESTGKSGTGILPVVLAVGAPELTENLPDLQVLRLVDDAGTTIFPADGTDEIRVSGTLGAQFLVWEYATVVAGRLLGINPFDQPDVEAAKVATRALLDGRPEPAPAAFISDGIEVRGTAHVIGAASDLASAIDALLEELDPDGYVSVQAYVNRLELPQLAGIRDLVAKLSKRPVTFGWGPRFLHSTGQLHKGGQPSGVFLQILATTQEDLSIPDRPFTFGDLIRAQASGDASVLAQHGRPVLTLTLTDPAANIAALFGALK from the coding sequence GTGAGTTTCCGCATCGCGGTGACCGGGGCGGCGGCCGATGCGGCACGCCGTACCGTTCCCACCCTGGTGTCCGACCTGGTCGCCTCGGGGATCACGGCCCTCGACCCCGCACTGTGGGGCCCCGAGGCCGAGTCCGAGGCGGCCAAGCGTCTCGGCTGGACCGAGTCCGTTTCCGTTTCACTCCCCCTCGTCCCGGAGATCCTCGCTCTCCGGGCGACCCTGGCCTCGGCCGGTGTCACCCGGATCGCGCTCGCCGGCATGGGCGGTTCCTCGCTCGCACCCGAGGTCATCACCCGCACGGCCGGCGTCCCGTTGACCGTGCTCGACTCGACCGACCCCGGCCAGGTCCTCGCGGCCCTCGGCGACCACCTCGCGGAGACGGCGCTGGTCGTCTCCTCGAAGTCCGGGTCGACCGCGGAGACCGACAGCCAGCGTCGCGTTTTCGAGCACGCCTTCCGGGAAGCCGGCATCGACCCCATCGGCCGCATCGTCATCGTGACCGATCCCGGTTCGCCGCTCGACACCTCCGCTCGGGCGGCAGGTTACCGCGTCTTCAATGCGGACCCGACCGTGGGAGGACGTTTCTCCGTGCTCACCGCGTTCGGGCTCGTTCCATCGGGACTCGCCGGCGTCGACATCGGTGAACTGCTCGACGAGGCGGAGGCCGTTTCGCTCGCGCTCGCGGTCGACAGCCCGGAAAACCCCGGGCTCATCCTCGGCGCCGCGATCGCTGCGACGGAGCCACGGCGTGACAAGCTCGCGCTCGTCGCAGACGGCACCCACATCGGCGGGTTCCCCGACTGGGCGGAACAGCTCATCGCGGAGTCGACCGGCAAGAGCGGCACCGGCATCCTCCCCGTTGTCCTTGCGGTCGGCGCCCCCGAACTCACCGAGAACCTCCCGGACCTGCAGGTCCTGCGCCTCGTCGACGACGCGGGCACCACGATCTTTCCCGCGGACGGCACCGATGAGATCCGCGTGAGCGGCACCCTCGGCGCACAGTTCCTGGTCTGGGAATACGCAACCGTGGTCGCGGGACGGCTGCTCGGGATCAACCCCTTCGACCAACCGGACGTGGAGGCCGCCAAGGTCGCCACCCGCGCGCTGCTCGACGGCCGACCTGAGCCGGCGCCCGCGGCGTTCATCTCTGACGGCATCGAGGTGCGCGGCACCGCACACGTCATCGGCGCGGCGAGCGACCTCGCCTCAGCAATCGACGCGCTCCTCGAGGAGCTCGACCCCGACGGGTACGTCTCCGTCCAGGCCTACGTGAACCGCCTCGAGCTGCCACAGCTCGCCGGCATCCGTGACCTGGTCGCGAAGCTCTCGAAACGTCCCGTCACATTCGGCTGGGGCCCCCGGTTCCTGCACTCGACCGGCCAGCTCCACAAGGGCGGTCAGCCGTCCGGCGTGTTCCTGCAGATCCTCGCAACCACACAGGAGGACCTGTCGATTCCGGATCGTCCGTTCACCTTCGGCGACCTGATTCGGGCGCAGGCCAGCGGCGACGCGAGTGTTCTCGCTCAGCACGGCCGTCCGGTGCTCACCCTCACCCTCACCGACCCCGCGGCGAACATCGCCGCCCTGTTCGGCGCCCTCAAGTAG
- the secG gene encoding preprotein translocase subunit SecG, with protein sequence MQILQVVLQVVLGLTSLLLTMLILLHKGRGGGLSDMFGGGVTSNLGASGVAERNLNRITVILAVLWIACIVVLGLITKFDTAL encoded by the coding sequence GTGCAGATTCTCCAGGTCGTGTTGCAGGTTGTCCTCGGACTGACGAGCCTCCTGCTCACCATGCTCATCCTCCTGCACAAGGGCCGCGGTGGTGGCCTCTCCGATATGTTCGGTGGCGGCGTCACCTCGAACCTCGGCGCCTCCGGCGTTGCGGAACGAAACCTCAATCGCATCACCGTGATCCTTGCCGTCCTCTGGATCGCGTGCATCGTCGTCCTGGGCCTCATCACCAAGTTCGACACGGCACTTTAA
- the pgk gene encoding phosphoglycerate kinase: protein MTLRTIESLGLLTGKRVIVRCDLNVPLKDGEITDDGRVRASLPTIKALLEQGARVVIVSHLGRPKGVPEDKYSLAPVAVRLAQLLGHDVAFAGDTVGDTAKAAVAALKNGDVVVLENLRFNPGETSKVDAERVAFATELAALGDVLVSDGFGVVHRKQASVYDLAAILPSAAGLLIAAELDVLDRLTEKPEAPYTVVLGGSKVSDKLGVIGHLLPRVNSLLIGGGMLFTFLAAQGHKVGASLLEADQIETVRGYLVEAERLGVKIVLPTDVVVASKFGADAEHVVTAADSIEDTAFGATGLGLDIGPDTAAAFAAIIRASKTVFWNGPMGVFELAPFAEGTRVVAAALTEVDGLSVVGGGDSAAAVRTLGFTDDQFGHISTGGGASLEFLEGKRLPGLEVLGWQ, encoded by the coding sequence GTGACGCTTCGTACGATCGAATCGCTGGGGCTGCTCACCGGAAAACGCGTCATCGTCCGCTGTGACCTGAATGTGCCGTTGAAAGACGGCGAGATCACGGACGATGGTCGCGTTCGCGCGTCCCTCCCGACCATCAAGGCGCTGCTCGAACAGGGCGCCCGCGTGGTCATCGTCTCGCACCTCGGCCGACCGAAGGGCGTGCCGGAGGACAAATACAGCCTGGCTCCCGTCGCGGTCCGTCTGGCGCAGCTGCTCGGCCACGACGTCGCCTTTGCCGGGGACACCGTGGGTGACACGGCCAAGGCCGCTGTCGCGGCCCTCAAGAACGGCGACGTCGTCGTGCTCGAAAACCTTCGGTTCAACCCGGGGGAGACGAGCAAGGTCGACGCAGAGCGGGTCGCCTTCGCGACGGAGCTCGCCGCCCTCGGCGACGTCCTCGTGTCTGACGGCTTCGGTGTCGTTCACCGCAAGCAGGCAAGCGTGTACGACCTGGCAGCAATCCTGCCGAGCGCTGCCGGCCTGCTGATCGCCGCAGAGCTCGACGTGCTCGACCGCCTCACCGAGAAGCCGGAGGCGCCGTACACGGTCGTCCTCGGCGGCTCGAAGGTGTCGGACAAGCTCGGCGTGATCGGTCACCTCCTGCCGCGGGTCAACTCGCTGCTCATCGGTGGCGGAATGCTCTTCACGTTCCTTGCCGCCCAGGGCCACAAGGTGGGCGCAAGCCTGCTCGAGGCCGACCAGATCGAAACCGTCCGCGGTTACCTGGTCGAGGCTGAGCGCCTGGGCGTGAAGATCGTCCTGCCGACGGACGTCGTCGTCGCCTCGAAGTTCGGGGCAGACGCCGAGCACGTGGTCACCGCTGCGGACTCGATCGAGGACACCGCGTTCGGTGCCACCGGTCTGGGCCTCGACATCGGACCGGACACGGCAGCAGCATTCGCCGCGATCATCCGCGCATCGAAGACGGTGTTCTGGAACGGCCCGATGGGCGTTTTCGAGCTCGCACCGTTCGCCGAGGGCACCCGTGTGGTGGCCGCCGCGCTCACAGAGGTTGACGGCTTGAGCGTCGTCGGAGGTGGCGATTCCGCCGCCGCCGTGCGCACGCTCGGCTTTACGGACGACCAGTTCGGTCACATTTCTACCGGTGGCGGCGCGAGCCTCGAGTTCCTCGAAGGCAAGCGTCTCCCAGGACTGGAGGTCCTCGGATGGCAGTAA
- the zwf gene encoding glucose-6-phosphate dehydrogenase has translation MSPVEITPEFNPLRSSSDYRLNRIAGPSSLVIFGVTGDLSRKKLMPAVYDLANRGLLPPGFALVGFARRDWDDEDFSQVVHDSVKQYARTEFNEDVWAQLSEGIRFVQGTFDDDDSFERLKDTIAELDRERGTMGNHAFYLSIPPKAFPQVVGQLRRSGLAEQKDGQWRRVVIEKPFGSDLKTARELNDVVESVFPPDSVFRIDHYLGKETVQNILALRFANQLYEPIWNSNNVDHVQITMAEDIGVGGRAGYYDGIGAARDVIQNHLLQLLALTAMEEPISFDAADLRAEKEKVLASVRLPDNLATGTARGQYAGGWQGGEKVLGFLVEDGMDPESLTETYAALRLTIETRRWSGVPFYLRAGKRLGRRVTEIAVVFKRAPQHLFAKENTAALGSNALVIRVQPDEGVTIRFGSKVPGVGMQVRDVTMDFGYGHAFTEASPEAYERLILDVLLGDPPLFPRHEEVELSWKILDPVEKFWSEQGQPEQYRPGTWGPSSADELLARDGRQWRRP, from the coding sequence ATGTCCCCGGTGGAAATCACCCCGGAGTTCAATCCGCTGCGGTCGTCCTCTGATTACCGTCTGAATCGCATCGCGGGGCCCTCGAGCCTCGTGATCTTCGGCGTAACCGGCGACCTGTCCCGGAAGAAACTCATGCCCGCGGTCTACGACCTCGCCAACCGCGGACTCCTTCCGCCCGGATTCGCCCTCGTCGGCTTCGCGAGGCGCGACTGGGACGACGAGGACTTCTCCCAAGTGGTCCACGACTCGGTCAAGCAGTATGCCCGCACCGAGTTCAACGAGGATGTCTGGGCTCAGCTCTCCGAGGGCATCCGCTTCGTGCAGGGCACCTTCGACGACGACGACTCCTTCGAACGGCTCAAGGACACCATCGCCGAGCTCGACCGCGAGCGAGGCACGATGGGCAACCATGCGTTCTACCTGTCGATCCCGCCGAAGGCGTTCCCGCAGGTCGTCGGTCAGTTGCGCCGGTCCGGCCTCGCCGAGCAGAAGGACGGCCAGTGGCGTCGTGTCGTGATCGAAAAGCCCTTCGGCAGCGACCTGAAAACCGCCCGTGAGCTCAACGACGTCGTCGAATCCGTGTTCCCGCCCGACTCCGTGTTCCGGATAGACCACTATCTGGGCAAGGAGACGGTGCAGAACATTCTCGCGCTGCGCTTCGCAAACCAGCTCTACGAACCGATCTGGAACTCGAACAACGTCGACCACGTGCAGATCACGATGGCCGAGGACATCGGCGTCGGAGGACGCGCGGGCTACTACGACGGAATCGGTGCCGCGAGGGACGTGATCCAGAATCACCTCCTGCAGCTCCTCGCCCTCACGGCGATGGAGGAGCCCATCTCCTTCGACGCGGCCGACCTGCGCGCCGAGAAGGAGAAGGTCCTCGCATCCGTCCGGCTCCCGGACAACCTCGCGACCGGAACCGCCCGCGGCCAGTACGCCGGCGGTTGGCAGGGCGGTGAGAAGGTCCTCGGATTCCTCGTAGAGGACGGAATGGACCCTGAGTCGCTCACGGAAACCTACGCGGCGCTGCGACTCACCATCGAGACGCGCCGGTGGTCCGGCGTGCCGTTCTATCTGCGGGCAGGCAAGCGCCTGGGCCGCAGGGTGACCGAGATCGCCGTCGTGTTCAAGCGCGCCCCCCAGCATCTGTTCGCCAAGGAGAACACGGCGGCCCTCGGATCCAATGCACTCGTGATCCGGGTGCAGCCAGACGAGGGCGTCACGATCCGCTTCGGCTCCAAGGTTCCCGGCGTCGGCATGCAGGTGCGCGACGTCACGATGGACTTCGGCTATGGCCACGCCTTCACCGAGGCGAGCCCGGAGGCGTACGAACGGTTGATCCTCGACGTGCTCCTCGGCGACCCGCCGTTGTTCCCCCGTCACGAAGAGGTCGAACTCTCGTGGAAGATCCTCGACCCGGTCGAGAAGTTCTGGTCCGAGCAGGGCCAGCCCGAACAGTACCGCCCCGGAACCTGGGGCCCCTCGTCCGCGGACGAGCTCTTGGCCAGGGACGGCCGTCAATGGAGGCGCCCATGA
- the pgl gene encoding 6-phosphogluconolactonase, translated as MTHERRVLVHADRAALAASVAARFITTAVDLLHEEGDIHVVLTGGSVATEVLEAVNASAARDTVDWEHVNFWWGDERWLPYADPERNELQARNALLDHLDIPAENIHPFASSDGPLDIDAAGTAYAEELEAASNDGTVLPRFDITFLGVGPDGHIASLFPHLPGIREDTASVLTVRNSPKPPADRLTLSRPALNSSRCIWLVLAGPDKASALGLALAGASRDEVPVAGIKGRHYTNFFVDREAAAEVPENLTASSF; from the coding sequence GTGACACACGAGCGACGCGTACTAGTGCATGCAGACCGGGCGGCCCTCGCCGCATCGGTCGCGGCACGATTCATCACCACCGCGGTCGACCTCCTCCACGAGGAGGGCGACATCCACGTCGTCCTCACCGGGGGAAGCGTCGCGACAGAGGTGCTCGAAGCTGTCAACGCTTCCGCGGCAAGGGACACCGTCGACTGGGAGCACGTGAACTTCTGGTGGGGCGACGAACGCTGGTTGCCGTACGCTGACCCGGAACGCAACGAACTCCAGGCCCGTAACGCGCTCCTCGACCACCTCGACATCCCCGCGGAGAACATCCACCCGTTTGCGTCCTCCGACGGACCGCTCGACATCGACGCGGCCGGAACAGCATATGCGGAGGAGCTCGAGGCAGCCTCGAACGACGGCACCGTGCTGCCGCGCTTCGATATCACCTTCCTCGGCGTTGGCCCGGACGGGCACATCGCCTCGCTGTTCCCGCACCTGCCGGGAATCCGCGAGGACACCGCGAGCGTGCTCACGGTGCGCAACTCTCCCAAGCCCCCGGCCGACCGGCTCACCCTGAGCCGCCCTGCCCTGAACTCGTCACGCTGCATCTGGCTGGTCCTCGCAGGGCCGGACAAGGCATCCGCCCTCGGGCTCGCACTCGCCGGTGCCAGCAGGGACGAGGTGCCTGTTGCGGGCATCAAGGGCCGCCACTACACGAACTTCTTCGTGGACCGGGAAGCGGCCGCAGAGGTCCCGGAGAACCTGACCGCGTCGTCGTTCTGA
- a CDS encoding glucose-6-phosphate dehydrogenase assembly protein OpcA translates to MIVDLPDTNTSKISKALVRIREEGGAVALGRVLTLIIASTMGHEEEAIEAANDASREHPMRVIVVSTQEETESETPVDAKVDAEIRVGGDAGASEVILLRAYGDAASDPESLVTGLLLPDAPVVTWWPGAAPVIPADSPLGRLAYRRITDSSAQPDPQAALHRLCSSYRPGDTDFAWTRLTLWRAQLAAVLDQPPYEAVTAVQVSGAADSPSTTLLAAWLQLQLAVDVDYEFTGGAKASGIHGVHFTRASGVISLERELPGIATLTQPGQPVQDLTLKRRSLRDCLSDELRRLDPDELYGEVITRGLPNLDAVADKTGGRP, encoded by the coding sequence ATGATCGTCGATCTGCCAGACACGAACACCTCGAAGATCTCGAAGGCCCTCGTCCGCATCCGGGAAGAGGGCGGCGCCGTCGCCCTCGGCCGGGTGCTGACCCTGATCATCGCGTCGACCATGGGACACGAGGAGGAGGCCATCGAGGCCGCCAACGACGCGTCCCGTGAACATCCGATGCGCGTCATCGTGGTCTCCACCCAGGAGGAGACCGAATCGGAGACACCCGTCGATGCGAAGGTCGACGCGGAGATCCGCGTCGGCGGAGACGCCGGGGCGAGCGAAGTCATCCTGCTGCGCGCGTACGGCGACGCCGCGAGCGACCCGGAGAGCCTGGTCACAGGCCTCCTGCTGCCCGATGCCCCCGTCGTCACGTGGTGGCCGGGAGCCGCCCCCGTCATCCCGGCGGACTCTCCGCTCGGCCGCCTCGCCTACCGGCGGATCACGGATTCCTCCGCGCAGCCGGACCCGCAGGCCGCCCTGCACCGGCTGTGCTCCTCGTACCGCCCCGGCGACACCGACTTCGCCTGGACCCGGCTGACGCTCTGGCGGGCACAGCTCGCCGCCGTTCTCGACCAGCCGCCGTACGAGGCCGTCACAGCCGTCCAGGTCTCCGGCGCGGCCGACTCCCCCTCGACGACGCTGCTCGCCGCCTGGCTGCAGCTCCAGCTCGCCGTGGACGTCGACTACGAGTTCACCGGTGGGGCCAAAGCGAGCGGAATCCACGGCGTGCACTTCACCCGGGCATCCGGTGTGATCTCGCTCGAGCGTGAGCTGCCGGGCATCGCAACCCTCACCCAGCCCGGCCAGCCCGTGCAGGACCTCACCCTCAAGCGCCGCAGCCTCCGGGATTGCCTCAGCGACGAGCTCCGCCGGCTCGATCCCGACGAGTTGTATGGTGAAGTGATCACCCGCGGACTGCCGAACCTGGACGCGGTTGCAGACAAAACCGGAGGACGACCGTGA
- the tpiA gene encoding triose-phosphate isomerase: MAVNTQRTPLIAGNWKMNLDHLQAIAFVQKLAWNLKDAKHDFAAVEVAVFPPFTDLRSVQTLVSADKLPVVFGAQDVSAHDSGAFTGEISGAFLAQLECTYVLIGHSERRTLHGENDEEVAAKVTAAVKHGLVPIICVGETAADLELHGPSAVPVAQLRTALSGIDSAADIVVAYEPVWAIGSGQAATPEQAEQVAAQLRLVLSETLGQDVADKTRILYGGSVKGVNIAGYMREPNVDGALVGGASLDIDEFSSIVRFQKHVGV; this comes from the coding sequence ATGGCAGTAAACACTCAGCGCACCCCGCTGATTGCAGGCAATTGGAAAATGAACCTGGATCACCTCCAGGCCATCGCGTTCGTGCAGAAGCTCGCGTGGAACCTCAAGGACGCCAAGCACGACTTCGCGGCCGTCGAGGTTGCGGTGTTCCCGCCGTTCACCGATCTTCGCTCCGTGCAGACGCTCGTGTCGGCCGACAAGCTGCCCGTCGTCTTCGGCGCGCAGGATGTCTCGGCGCACGATTCCGGCGCCTTCACGGGTGAGATCTCCGGCGCGTTCCTCGCTCAGCTCGAGTGCACGTACGTGCTCATCGGGCACTCCGAGCGTCGCACGCTGCACGGGGAGAACGACGAGGAGGTGGCCGCGAAGGTCACCGCCGCCGTCAAGCACGGACTCGTTCCGATCATCTGCGTCGGCGAGACCGCCGCGGACCTGGAACTGCACGGTCCGAGCGCCGTCCCTGTCGCCCAGCTGCGCACCGCACTGTCCGGCATCGACAGCGCGGCGGACATCGTGGTCGCATACGAGCCCGTGTGGGCCATCGGCTCCGGCCAGGCGGCAACGCCTGAGCAGGCCGAACAGGTCGCAGCCCAGCTGCGACTGGTCCTCAGCGAGACCCTCGGACAGGATGTGGCCGACAAGACCCGCATCCTCTACGGCGGTTCCGTGAAGGGCGTCAACATCGCGGGCTACATGCGCGAACCCAACGTCGACGGAGCGCTCGTCGGCGGGGCAAGCCTGGACATCGACGAGTTCTCGAGCATCGTCCGGTTCCAGAAGCACGTGGGCGTCTAG
- a CDS encoding RNA polymerase-binding protein RbpA, with translation MASGGSAIRGSRVGAGPMGEQDRGFQADRIRVSYWDALGNETIRYFAANLPDDEIPETIDCPSSGLPAGRDKENPPSVVKLEPYKTHLAYVKERRTEEEADSLLEEALLQLRIRRGKLSATN, from the coding sequence ATGGCATCTGGTGGCAGCGCAATTCGTGGATCCAGGGTCGGAGCCGGCCCCATGGGGGAGCAGGACCGCGGTTTCCAGGCGGACCGGATCCGTGTCTCCTACTGGGACGCTCTCGGCAACGAGACGATTCGCTACTTCGCGGCGAACCTCCCCGATGACGAAATCCCCGAAACGATCGACTGCCCGTCCTCCGGGCTACCGGCAGGCCGCGACAAGGAGAACCCGCCGTCCGTCGTGAAGCTCGAACCGTACAAGACGCACCTCGCCTATGTGAAGGAGCGCCGCACGGAAGAGGAAGCGGACTCGCTTCTCGAGGAAGCCCTGCTGCAGCTGCGCATTCGCCGCGGGAAGCTCTCCGCTACCAACTAG
- the gap gene encoding type I glyceraldehyde-3-phosphate dehydrogenase — MSVKIGINGFGRIGRNYLRAALAQGSDIEIVAVNDLTDTKTLAHLLKYDSITGRLNATVSVEGDSILVNGKPIKVLAERDPANLPWGALGVDIVIESTGRFTKAEDARKHITAGAKKVIVSAPASGDAATIVMGVNEQDYDPAKFDIISNASCTTNCLAPLAKVFNDNFGIKSGLMTTIHAYTADQNLQDGPHSDLRRARAAAINIIPTSTGAAKALGIVLPELKGKLDGFALRVPVPTGSITDLTVIAERPVTIEAIKAAYKAAAESGPLKGILMYTEDEIVSSDIVTDPHSSIFDAGLLRVIGDQVKLSSWYDNEWGYSNRMVDLTALVAKSL, encoded by the coding sequence GTGTCTGTAAAGATCGGTATTAATGGCTTTGGCCGCATTGGCCGCAATTATCTTCGCGCCGCCCTGGCGCAGGGCAGCGACATCGAGATCGTCGCCGTCAACGACCTGACCGACACGAAGACGTTGGCCCATCTTCTTAAATATGACTCCATCACCGGACGCCTGAACGCCACCGTTTCCGTCGAGGGCGACTCCATCCTCGTCAACGGCAAGCCGATTAAGGTTCTCGCCGAGCGCGACCCGGCCAACCTTCCCTGGGGTGCCCTGGGCGTCGACATCGTCATCGAGTCCACCGGCCGCTTCACCAAGGCAGAGGATGCGCGCAAGCACATCACCGCTGGCGCCAAGAAGGTCATCGTTTCCGCTCCCGCCTCCGGCGACGCAGCGACGATCGTCATGGGTGTCAACGAGCAGGACTACGACCCGGCCAAGTTCGACATCATCTCCAACGCGTCCTGCACCACGAACTGCCTTGCGCCGCTGGCCAAGGTCTTCAACGACAACTTCGGCATCAAGTCCGGCCTGATGACGACGATCCACGCGTACACCGCCGACCAGAACCTCCAGGACGGCCCGCACTCCGACCTGCGTCGCGCCCGCGCCGCAGCCATCAACATCATCCCGACCTCGACCGGTGCGGCCAAGGCCCTCGGCATCGTCCTCCCCGAGCTCAAGGGCAAGCTTGACGGCTTCGCACTGCGCGTTCCGGTTCCCACCGGTTCCATCACCGACCTCACCGTCATCGCGGAGCGTCCCGTCACGATCGAAGCGATCAAGGCTGCCTACAAGGCTGCTGCGGAGTCCGGTCCCCTCAAGGGCATCCTGATGTACACGGAAGACGAGATCGTGTCCAGCGACATCGTGACGGACCCGCACTCCTCGATCTTCGACGCCGGCCTGCTGCGCGTCATCGGCGACCAGGTCAAGCTGTCGTCCTGGTACGACAACGAGTGGGGCTACTCCAACCGCATGGTTGACCTCACCGCGCTCGTCGCCAAGAGCCTGTAG
- the tal gene encoding transaldolase, whose translation MTDTTPTAELSAAGVSIWLDDLSRQRIASGGLQDLIDTRNVVGVTTNPTIFAGALSKGEAYVDQVAALAASGATVQEAVFEITTDDVTAASDIFRPVYDRTNGVDGRVSIEVEPGLAHDAAGTVAQAQELWAKVNRPNAMIKIPATIEGLEAITATIALGISVNVTLIFSLQRHREVINAYLSGLEKAKAGGIDLSTIHSVASFFVSRVDTEVNQRLEAIGTDTAIALKSKAGVANAQLAYEVFQQAFSTERALGLLAAGANKQRPLWASTGVKDAALPDTLYVTNLVAPEVVNTMPEKTLDATFGHGVIPADSITGAYDEANAVLDALANEGVSYVDVTQVLESEGVAKFIISWNELLDTVTVALDAAKNNAEAPSAL comes from the coding sequence ATGACCGATACCACCCCCACCGCCGAGCTCTCCGCCGCCGGCGTCAGCATCTGGCTTGACGACCTCTCCCGCCAGCGCATCGCCTCCGGCGGGCTGCAGGACCTCATCGACACCAGGAACGTCGTCGGCGTCACGACGAACCCGACCATCTTCGCCGGCGCGCTCAGCAAGGGCGAAGCCTACGTCGACCAGGTCGCCGCCCTCGCCGCGTCCGGCGCGACCGTACAGGAGGCCGTCTTCGAGATCACGACAGACGACGTCACCGCAGCGAGCGACATCTTCCGTCCCGTCTACGACCGCACCAACGGTGTCGACGGCCGCGTCTCGATCGAGGTCGAGCCCGGCCTCGCCCACGACGCCGCCGGAACCGTCGCCCAGGCCCAGGAGCTGTGGGCCAAGGTCAACCGCCCCAACGCCATGATCAAGATCCCCGCGACCATCGAGGGCCTCGAGGCCATCACCGCGACGATCGCCCTCGGGATCAGCGTGAACGTCACCCTGATCTTCAGCCTGCAGCGTCACCGCGAGGTCATCAACGCGTATCTGTCCGGTCTCGAGAAGGCCAAGGCCGGCGGGATCGACCTGAGCACGATCCACTCCGTCGCATCCTTCTTCGTCTCCCGCGTGGACACGGAGGTCAACCAGCGCCTCGAGGCAATCGGCACCGACACGGCGATCGCCCTCAAGAGCAAGGCCGGCGTCGCGAATGCGCAGCTCGCATACGAGGTCTTCCAGCAAGCGTTCTCCACCGAGCGCGCCCTCGGCCTGCTCGCGGCCGGCGCCAACAAGCAGCGTCCGCTCTGGGCTTCCACGGGCGTCAAGGATGCCGCGCTCCCCGACACCCTCTACGTGACGAACCTCGTCGCACCCGAGGTCGTCAACACCATGCCGGAGAAGACCCTAGACGCGACCTTCGGCCACGGGGTCATCCCGGCGGACTCGATCACGGGCGCTTACGACGAAGCGAACGCTGTTCTCGACGCCCTTGCGAACGAAGGCGTCTCCTACGTCGACGTCACCCAGGTTCTCGAGTCCGAGGGCGTTGCGAAGTTCATCATCTCCTGGAACGAACTCCTCGACACCGTGACGGTTGCCCTGGATGCAGCCAAGAACAACGCGGAAGCCCCGTCGGCCCTGTGA